Proteins from a genomic interval of Psychrobacter fulvigenes:
- the metW gene encoding methionine biosynthesis protein MetW: MRMDHQLAERWIAPKSHILDLGCGNGDLLAHLQQNLGVTGYGLEIDEDKINEAIAKGLSIVEQDLNDGLGRFADDSFDTVVMARALQAVKAPDVLLLDMLRVAREAVITFPNFAHWQNRLHLGLKGLMPVSEALPYEWYNTPNIHLCTFKDFEELCAQHDIDIINRFAVSDSNKGHSPLMTTLIRQAPNLLADVAIYRVTKHK; this comes from the coding sequence ATGAGAATGGATCATCAGCTGGCCGAACGCTGGATTGCTCCCAAGTCACATATTCTAGATTTGGGTTGTGGCAATGGTGATTTGCTCGCACATTTGCAGCAAAACCTAGGCGTGACGGGCTATGGACTTGAGATTGACGAAGACAAAATCAATGAAGCCATCGCTAAAGGCTTATCCATCGTCGAGCAAGACCTCAATGATGGACTTGGCCGATTTGCCGATGACAGCTTTGATACCGTGGTCATGGCACGGGCGCTACAGGCAGTCAAAGCACCTGACGTGCTCTTGCTCGATATGCTACGAGTTGCCCGCGAGGCCGTCATTACCTTCCCGAACTTTGCGCATTGGCAAAACCGTCTGCACTTAGGCCTAAAGGGGCTGATGCCAGTGTCAGAAGCATTGCCTTATGAATGGTATAACACCCCCAATATTCATCTGTGTACCTTTAAAGACTTTGAAGAGCTATGCGCGCAGCATGATATTGATATCATCAATCGCTTCGCCGTCAGTGATTCTAATAAAGGTCATTCACCGCTGATGACCACGTTGATACGACAAGCGCCCAACTTATTGGCGGATGTCGCTATCTATCGGGTAACCAAGCACAAATAG
- the trhO gene encoding oxygen-dependent tRNA uridine(34) hydroxylase TrhO: MSTINTAPPSATPKKATEYDSVTNNIVVAALYKFTRFADFEQYRQPILNAMLDNEVKGTLLLASEGINGTISGSRQGIDNVLEYLRSIEAIGNFEFKESYTDAQPFYRTKVKLKKEIVTMGVEDIDPLQSVGRYVKPSEWNALISDPDIILIDTRNDYEVQIGTFENAVNPNTETFREFPDYVAKELDPSKHKKVAMFCTGGIRCEKSTAFMRQQGFEEVYHLEGGILKYLEEVPASDSMWQGECFVFDNRVSVNHDLEKGDYDQCFACRMPITEEDKQTPAYIKGESCPHCIGKATEEQKARFREREHQMQLAKQRGETHIGSEVIEVIEKRKAAKLEARRQADAANKEKAG; this comes from the coding sequence ATGAGCACCATCAACACTGCACCACCATCAGCCACACCCAAAAAAGCCACCGAATATGATAGCGTGACCAACAATATCGTCGTTGCCGCGCTCTATAAATTTACCCGTTTTGCCGACTTCGAGCAGTATCGTCAGCCTATCTTAAACGCCATGCTCGATAATGAAGTAAAAGGCACTTTACTATTGGCTTCAGAAGGTATTAACGGGACTATCTCAGGTAGCCGCCAAGGTATCGACAACGTCCTTGAGTACCTACGGAGCATTGAAGCGATTGGTAACTTTGAGTTTAAAGAATCCTATACGGATGCTCAGCCTTTTTACCGTACCAAAGTAAAGCTCAAAAAAGAAATCGTCACCATGGGTGTGGAGGATATCGATCCGCTACAGTCAGTCGGTCGTTATGTAAAACCAAGCGAGTGGAATGCGCTAATTTCAGACCCTGACATTATCTTGATCGATACCCGTAACGACTATGAAGTACAAATCGGCACCTTTGAAAATGCCGTCAATCCAAACACTGAGACCTTTCGTGAGTTCCCAGATTACGTCGCCAAAGAGCTGGATCCTAGCAAGCATAAAAAAGTAGCGATGTTCTGTACTGGCGGTATTCGCTGCGAAAAATCAACCGCCTTTATGCGTCAGCAAGGCTTTGAAGAGGTCTATCATTTAGAGGGCGGTATCCTAAAATACCTAGAAGAAGTACCTGCTAGCGACTCTATGTGGCAAGGCGAATGCTTCGTTTTTGATAATCGCGTCTCAGTCAATCACGATTTAGAAAAAGGGGATTATGATCAGTGCTTTGCCTGCCGTATGCCCATCACTGAAGAAGATAAGCAAACGCCTGCTTATATCAAAGGCGAGTCTTGCCCGCACTGTATAGGTAAGGCTACTGAAGAGCAAAAAGCGCGTTTCCGTGAGCGCGAGCATCAAATGCAACTGGCCAAGCAGCGCGGTGAAACGCATATCGGCAGCGAAGTCATTGAGGTGATTGAAAAACGCAAAGCGGCTAAGCTTGAAGCGCGTCGTCAGGCAGATGCAGCCAATAAAGAAAAAGCAGGTTAA
- the metX gene encoding homoserine O-acetyltransferase MetX yields MDDSANTVDLVGSVGIVTPQTLHFAEPLTLECNRTLSSFDLVIETYGSLNEDKSNAILICHALSGSHHAAGFHSSDDKKPGWWDNMIGPNKAIDTNRFFVVCVNNIGSCFGSTGPTTINPDSSKNGGEPQVYGPDFPLVTIKDWVKTQAMLSDRLGIDVWHAIVGGSMGGMQALQWSVDYPDRLKRCVVIACTPKLSAQNIGFNEVARQSILSDPDFKDGRYLQADTYPRRGLILARMVGHITYLTDDAMKAKFGRDLKSGKFMYGYDVEFQVESYLRYQGERFSKNFDANTYLLMTKALDYFDPTRGYAEQVVDRDVDDNSQNHNGIDQHNDTDKQDIDKQDTDESQRELSALKAAFAHTKCQYLVVSFTTDWRFAPERSQEIVDALMATGKPVSYINVDAPHGHDSFLFDIPRYMVAVEGFLTAPFITNSLTARGERS; encoded by the coding sequence TTGGATGACTCCGCCAATACAGTTGACTTAGTTGGTTCAGTTGGCATTGTTACCCCCCAAACACTGCACTTTGCAGAGCCATTGACGTTGGAGTGCAATCGCACTTTATCCTCGTTTGACTTGGTCATCGAAACTTACGGGTCGCTCAACGAAGATAAATCCAATGCCATTCTGATCTGCCACGCCTTATCTGGCAGTCATCATGCGGCAGGCTTCCATAGCAGCGACGATAAAAAACCAGGCTGGTGGGACAATATGATTGGCCCCAATAAAGCCATCGACACCAATCGCTTTTTTGTGGTTTGTGTCAATAATATCGGCAGCTGCTTTGGCTCTACGGGTCCGACGACCATCAACCCTGATAGCAGCAAAAATGGCGGCGAACCACAAGTTTATGGTCCTGATTTTCCCTTAGTGACGATAAAAGACTGGGTAAAAACCCAAGCCATGCTCTCAGATCGTCTTGGCATTGACGTCTGGCATGCCATCGTTGGTGGCTCGATGGGCGGTATGCAAGCGCTGCAATGGTCGGTCGATTATCCCGATCGGCTAAAGCGCTGCGTGGTCATCGCCTGTACACCCAAATTATCAGCACAGAATATTGGCTTTAATGAGGTCGCGCGGCAGTCGATATTATCTGACCCTGACTTCAAAGATGGACGTTACCTGCAAGCAGACACTTATCCACGTCGCGGACTGATATTGGCACGCATGGTTGGTCATATTACTTATTTGACCGATGATGCGATGAAAGCCAAGTTTGGCCGTGATCTAAAGTCTGGCAAGTTCATGTATGGCTATGATGTCGAGTTCCAAGTCGAAAGCTACCTGCGCTATCAAGGCGAACGCTTTAGCAAAAACTTCGACGCCAACACTTACCTGCTGATGACCAAAGCCTTAGATTATTTCGATCCGACCCGTGGCTATGCTGAGCAAGTTGTTGACCGCGATGTCGATGACAACAGTCAAAATCATAATGGTATTGATCAACATAATGACACTGATAAACAAGACATTGATAAACAAGACACCGATGAAAGCCAACGTGAGCTGAGCGCTCTAAAAGCCGCATTTGCACATACCAAGTGTCAGTATCTAGTCGTGTCATTTACCACTGACTGGCGCTTCGCCCCTGAACGCTCACAAGAAATCGTCGATGCACTGATGGCAACTGGTAAACCTGTCAGCTATATCAATGTCGATGCGCCACATGGCCACGATTCCTTTTTATTCGATATTCCCCGCTATATGGTCGCCGTTGAAGGCTTTTTGACCGCGCCGTTTATCACGAACAGCCTGACAGCTAGAGGAGAACGCTCATGA
- a CDS encoding carbon-nitrogen hydrolase family protein, giving the protein MSKIEKLDDFHLTIAEIKKKDYPQLKALMDRVYANLGGSWSKTTINTLIDAFPEGQIALFDHDQLIGIVLSMRVDYAKFSNPHTYDDLIGQREIIKDDPKGDAIYGLDALIDPDYRGYRLGRRLYDARKELCRQLNLRAILAGGRIPKYQDHQDLTPGEYIEAVESREIHDPALTFQLSNGFIVKRILTGYLPDDTQSKGFATLLEWANIYYEPKDYKPNTRKSEVRIGGIQWQMREVESPEELLQQVEFFVDIMADYNSDFACLPEFFNAPLMGLCESTDQNIAIRFLAGYTEWFKNEISHLAVSYNVNVITGSMPILDEDDTLYNISYLCRRDGTVEEQRKIHITPHERSAWVIEGGDKVQVFDTDSGRIGILICYDVEFPELARLMALDDMDILFVPFWTDTQNGYLRVRHCAQARAIENECYVMICGSVGNLPQVESLDIQYAQSSIFSPSDFAFPHDAIMAETTANTEMVFFSDVNLDKLIHVRNEGSVHNLMDRRDDLFSLKWKQKSKISASKLSDKERRENTGSVLTGDALQDRAEKS; this is encoded by the coding sequence ATGAGTAAGATAGAAAAACTAGACGATTTTCACCTAACGATTGCCGAAATTAAGAAAAAAGACTATCCGCAATTAAAGGCATTAATGGATCGTGTTTACGCCAACTTGGGCGGGTCTTGGTCAAAAACTACTATTAACACCTTGATTGATGCCTTTCCTGAAGGGCAAATCGCCTTGTTTGATCATGATCAATTGATCGGTATTGTGCTCTCCATGCGCGTTGACTATGCCAAGTTTTCTAACCCGCACACTTATGATGATCTGATTGGGCAAAGAGAAATCATCAAAGACGACCCTAAAGGTGATGCCATCTATGGTCTTGATGCACTGATTGATCCAGACTACCGTGGTTATCGCTTAGGCCGTAGATTGTATGATGCCCGTAAAGAGCTGTGCCGCCAGCTCAACCTGCGTGCCATTCTCGCTGGTGGCCGTATTCCCAAGTATCAAGACCATCAAGACTTGACCCCTGGTGAATATATCGAAGCCGTTGAATCTCGCGAGATTCATGATCCAGCCTTGACCTTTCAGTTATCAAATGGCTTTATCGTCAAGCGTATCTTAACTGGCTATCTGCCTGATGATACCCAATCCAAAGGTTTTGCCACCCTACTCGAGTGGGCAAATATTTACTATGAACCAAAGGACTATAAGCCCAATACCCGTAAGTCTGAGGTGCGCATTGGCGGTATTCAATGGCAAATGCGTGAGGTCGAATCCCCTGAAGAGCTACTACAGCAAGTAGAGTTTTTCGTTGATATCATGGCTGACTACAACTCTGACTTTGCCTGCTTGCCAGAGTTCTTTAACGCACCTTTGATGGGACTGTGTGAATCTACTGATCAAAACATCGCCATTCGCTTTTTGGCAGGGTATACCGAATGGTTCAAAAACGAGATCTCACACCTAGCGGTCAGCTATAACGTCAACGTCATCACTGGCTCTATGCCTATTTTGGATGAAGACGATACTTTGTATAACATCAGCTACCTATGCCGCCGTGATGGTACGGTCGAAGAGCAGCGCAAAATCCATATCACGCCGCATGAGCGTAGTGCTTGGGTGATCGAGGGCGGTGATAAAGTACAGGTATTTGATACCGACTCTGGCCGTATCGGCATTTTGATCTGTTATGACGTTGAGTTTCCAGAGCTGGCGCGCCTGATGGCACTTGATGATATGGATATCTTGTTTGTGCCGTTTTGGACAGATACTCAAAATGGTTATTTGCGTGTGCGTCACTGTGCTCAAGCGCGTGCCATCGAAAACGAATGCTATGTGATGATTTGCGGCTCGGTTGGTAACCTACCGCAAGTTGAGAGCCTCGATATTCAATACGCTCAGTCGTCTATCTTCTCGCCTTCTGACTTTGCTTTTCCGCATGATGCGATTATGGCAGAGACGACAGCGAACACTGAGATGGTATTCTTCTCTGACGTCAACCTTGATAAGCTCATTCATGTGCGCAACGAAGGCTCTGTACACAATCTGATGGATCGCCGTGACGATTTGTTCAGTCTCAAATGGAAGCAAAAATCCAAAATCTCAGCCAGCAAGCTTAGTGATAAAGAGCGTCGTGAAAATACGGGCAGCGTATTAACAGGGGATGCCCTACAAGATCGCGCAGAAAAATCTTAA
- the serA gene encoding phosphoglycerate dehydrogenase encodes MALSLQKDKIRFLLLEGVHENALKVLEKAGYQNIEYLSHALDQDELIEKIKDAHFVGIRSRTQLTREVLEHAKKLTGIGCFCIGTNQVDLDAARELGIPVFNAPYSNTRSVAELVLAEAIMLYRGIPEKNAVVHRGGWGKSAKNSHEVRGKTIGIVGYGSIGSQLSVLAESFGMKVIYHDVVTKLPLGNAHQVGSLEELLSTADIVTLHVPDVPSTRYMMKAEQFAQMKEGSYFINAARGTCVEIDDLAAALESGKVLGAAIDVFPKEPKSADEEFESPLRKFDNVILTPHIGGSTQEAQANIGLEVAEKFVKYSDQGDTVTAVNFPEVSIPFKEGTHRLLHIHKNVPGVLSQINRLFAEAHINILAQSLMTEGDVGYLVMDVDYHDSTAALDQLKDVEETIRVRILF; translated from the coding sequence ATGGCGCTATCACTGCAAAAAGACAAGATTCGGTTTTTATTACTCGAAGGCGTGCACGAAAATGCACTCAAAGTACTAGAAAAAGCGGGCTACCAAAACATCGAATATCTCAGCCACGCGCTGGATCAAGATGAGCTGATCGAAAAGATCAAAGACGCCCATTTCGTCGGTATTCGTTCGCGTACTCAGCTGACGCGTGAAGTGCTTGAGCACGCCAAAAAACTGACTGGCATCGGCTGTTTTTGTATCGGTACCAACCAAGTAGATTTGGACGCGGCTCGTGAGCTGGGTATTCCAGTCTTTAACGCGCCATACTCTAATACCCGTTCAGTGGCTGAGTTGGTATTGGCTGAAGCGATCATGCTGTATCGCGGTATCCCTGAAAAAAATGCCGTTGTCCATCGTGGCGGCTGGGGTAAGTCTGCCAAAAACTCGCATGAAGTGCGTGGTAAAACCATCGGTATCGTAGGTTACGGCTCTATTGGCTCACAGCTGTCTGTATTGGCAGAGAGCTTCGGTATGAAAGTCATCTATCATGATGTTGTGACCAAACTACCGCTCGGTAACGCTCATCAAGTAGGGAGCTTAGAGGAGCTGCTATCAACTGCTGACATCGTGACCTTGCATGTGCCTGACGTACCAAGCACTCGCTATATGATGAAAGCAGAGCAGTTCGCGCAGATGAAAGAAGGCAGCTACTTTATCAACGCGGCACGTGGTACTTGTGTTGAGATTGACGATCTAGCAGCAGCATTAGAATCAGGTAAAGTCTTGGGCGCAGCAATCGATGTGTTCCCGAAAGAGCCAAAATCTGCTGATGAAGAGTTTGAGTCACCGCTACGTAAGTTTGATAATGTCATCTTGACGCCGCACATTGGTGGTTCTACGCAAGAAGCGCAGGCCAATATCGGTCTAGAAGTCGCAGAGAAGTTCGTTAAATACTCTGATCAAGGCGATACTGTTACTGCGGTGAACTTCCCAGAAGTTTCGATTCCGTTCAAGGAAGGCACGCATCGCTTACTACATATCCACAAAAACGTGCCAGGTGTCTTGTCACAGATCAACCGTCTGTTTGCAGAAGCGCATATCAACATTTTGGCGCAGAGCCTCATGACTGAAGGCGATGTGGGTTATCTAGTGATGGACGTGGATTATCACGATTCCACAGCTGCTCTAGATCAGCTAAAAGACGTGGAAGAAACCATCCGCGTGCGTATCTTGTTCTAG
- a CDS encoding tetratricopeptide repeat protein, producing the protein MKLLKAALFTAAFSCAGLANAELISNVPLDVSRFEIMSVSELTARANQGNDHAQFYLAKRLQKGQDITKNTQQAVQWYTRAAEQGVAPAQLNLAIMYLRGEGVQPNLQQARHWLEKAAMRGDNRASYTLALLDEKQKNLVDAYKWYDLAARDGMLDDKVRNKARGKIGQLALNLSSSDIASARSQADSWFQSR; encoded by the coding sequence ATGAAACTGTTAAAAGCTGCATTATTTACCGCTGCATTCTCTTGCGCTGGTCTTGCCAATGCTGAATTGATTTCAAACGTACCATTAGATGTCTCACGTTTTGAGATCATGAGTGTCAGTGAGCTGACCGCCCGTGCCAACCAAGGCAATGATCATGCTCAGTTCTATCTTGCTAAGCGCCTACAAAAAGGCCAGGATATCACCAAAAACACTCAGCAAGCGGTGCAATGGTACACACGCGCAGCAGAACAAGGCGTAGCCCCTGCTCAGCTGAACCTTGCAATCATGTACTTACGTGGCGAAGGTGTACAACCCAACTTGCAACAAGCTCGTCACTGGTTAGAAAAAGCCGCCATGCGTGGTGATAACCGTGCCAGCTATACGCTTGCACTGCTCGACGAGAAACAAAAAAACCTAGTCGACGCCTATAAATGGTATGACTTAGCAGCGCGTGATGGCATGCTCGACGACAAAGTACGCAATAAAGCTCGCGGTAAGATTGGTCAATTGGCATTGAACTTATCGAGCTCAGACATCGCGAGTGCTCGTAGCCAAGCGGATAGCTGGTTCCAGAGTAGATAA
- a CDS encoding peroxidase-related enzyme (This protein belongs to a clade of uncharacterized proteins related to peroxidases such as the alkylhydroperoxidase AhpD.): MSNASTSTPISSYPVPDLDSLPADILERILAVQEKAKFIPNVFLALAYRPAEFRAFFAYYDAVMEREDSTLSPAEKEMIIVATSAANGCQYCVIAHGALLRVFAKEPLLADQIAINYLHAPISPKQKAMLAFSVKLCRTPELVQETDYAALREHGYDEEDILDIAGITAFFGLSNRMAIVMSMQSNAEFYTMARTPRE; encoded by the coding sequence ATGAGTAACGCTTCTACAAGCACGCCCATCAGCAGCTATCCTGTTCCTGATTTAGATAGCCTGCCTGCTGATATCCTTGAACGTATCTTAGCAGTACAAGAAAAAGCCAAATTCATTCCAAACGTGTTTTTAGCGCTGGCGTATCGCCCAGCAGAGTTCAGAGCGTTCTTTGCTTATTATGATGCCGTGATGGAGCGAGAGGACAGCACGCTAAGCCCAGCCGAAAAGGAGATGATCATTGTTGCTACCAGTGCCGCTAATGGTTGCCAATACTGCGTTATCGCTCATGGTGCGCTACTGCGAGTGTTTGCAAAAGAGCCGCTGCTAGCAGATCAAATAGCAATCAATTACTTGCATGCGCCGATCAGCCCTAAACAAAAAGCCATGCTGGCGTTTTCAGTCAAGCTCTGTCGCACCCCGGAACTTGTTCAAGAGACAGACTATGCTGCACTTCGAGAGCACGGTTATGATGAGGAAGATATCTTGGACATTGCTGGTATCACCGCGTTTTTTGGCTTGTCTAATAGAATGGCAATTGTGATGAGTATGCAGTCGAATGCAGAGTTCTATACCATGGCGCGCACGCCGAGGGAGTAA
- a CDS encoding protein disulfide oxidoreductase, with amino-acid sequence MTTDANSSKTDRKAKSSVKKTPKQKALSLLKTVLLYGMVFLVVYSVINWWRQPVMPANPQLQLTDYQGQTIDLASMSAEQPTLVYFWGTWCPICSVTSPTIDKLATANNYPVVTIAIKSGSDQELESYLKENNFRFTTVNDQEGKIFADWQGQVTPSYVVLKDGEMTQGLTGIQPLWSLKLRLWLSSIW; translated from the coding sequence ATGACGACTGATGCTAATTCCAGTAAAACAGACAGGAAAGCTAAAAGTTCTGTAAAGAAAACCCCAAAACAAAAAGCCTTATCTTTATTAAAGACCGTATTATTGTATGGCATGGTTTTTTTGGTGGTATATAGCGTGATTAACTGGTGGCGGCAACCCGTCATGCCAGCCAACCCACAGCTACAATTGACTGATTATCAAGGCCAGACCATTGACTTGGCTAGCATGAGTGCTGAGCAGCCGACGCTGGTTTATTTTTGGGGTACTTGGTGTCCGATTTGTAGCGTGACCTCGCCGACTATCGACAAACTTGCTACAGCAAATAACTATCCCGTGGTCACTATTGCGATTAAATCAGGCTCTGACCAAGAGTTAGAGAGCTATCTCAAAGAAAACAATTTCCGCTTTACCACTGTCAATGACCAAGAAGGTAAGATATTCGCCGATTGGCAAGGACAAGTCACGCCATCGTATGTGGTATTAAAAGATGGTGAGATGACCCAAGGACTGACAGGTATTCAGCCGCTTTGGTCATTGAAGCTACGCTTGTGGCTCAGTTCAATCTGGTAA
- a CDS encoding FAD-binding oxidoreductase, whose translation MTPYPSQPTTPATGTDAVTTILSSLIDIHQFDPSQIKTDAESLEHWGKDWTKHFAPAASAIVFPKTTEQVQAIVLLANEHNIVLTPSGGRTGLSAGAVASNGEIVVSMDKMNRIGQFYPADRMVEIEAGVITQQLQEFAESKDLYYPVDFASAGSSQMGGNIGTNAGGIKVIRYGMTRQWIMGLTVVTGKGDILHLNRGMIKNATGYDLRQLFIGSEGTLGLVTHAQVKLERQPQDLNVMVLGMDNFSDVMNVLSAFQAQIDLTAFEFFDDVAVDKLMAHGQVQEPFESRTKFYTLLEFEAPYEPIMDKAMAIFEHCMEQGWVVDGVMSQSLTQAEELWKLREYISETISVFTPYKNDVSVLISHVPDFIDEIDHIVSSNYPDFEVCWFGHIGDGNLHLNILKPETLSKDDFFAACQVVNKQVFETVQKYGGSVSAEHGVGMTKKPYLHYSRSETEIEYLKQIKQVFDPNNIMNRGKIFDM comes from the coding sequence ATGACCCCATATCCATCACAACCTACCACTCCTGCTACTGGCACTGACGCTGTGACTACGATTCTAAGCAGCCTTATAGACATTCATCAGTTCGACCCCAGCCAAATCAAAACTGATGCTGAGAGCCTAGAGCACTGGGGCAAAGACTGGACCAAACACTTCGCTCCTGCTGCGTCTGCCATCGTCTTTCCAAAGACCACCGAGCAAGTACAAGCGATTGTACTCCTTGCCAATGAGCACAACATCGTATTGACCCCAAGTGGCGGCCGTACGGGTCTCTCTGCAGGCGCAGTCGCGTCTAACGGTGAGATTGTCGTCAGCATGGATAAGATGAACCGTATCGGACAGTTCTATCCTGCTGATCGCATGGTTGAGATTGAAGCTGGCGTCATCACCCAGCAGCTGCAAGAGTTCGCCGAGTCAAAAGACCTCTACTATCCTGTCGACTTTGCTTCCGCTGGCTCTAGTCAAATGGGCGGTAATATCGGTACCAATGCCGGCGGTATCAAAGTCATTCGTTACGGCATGACCCGTCAATGGATCATGGGATTGACCGTGGTCACTGGTAAAGGCGATATTCTGCATCTGAATCGCGGTATGATTAAGAACGCCACCGGTTACGACTTACGTCAATTGTTTATCGGTTCTGAGGGCACGCTTGGACTCGTCACTCACGCGCAGGTCAAGCTTGAGCGTCAGCCCCAAGACTTAAACGTCATGGTGCTGGGTATGGACAACTTTAGTGATGTCATGAATGTGCTGTCTGCCTTTCAAGCGCAGATTGATTTGACGGCGTTTGAATTCTTTGATGACGTGGCAGTTGATAAGCTGATGGCGCATGGTCAAGTACAAGAGCCATTTGAATCACGCACCAAGTTCTATACCTTACTAGAGTTTGAAGCACCGTATGAGCCCATCATGGATAAAGCCATGGCCATCTTTGAGCATTGCATGGAGCAAGGCTGGGTCGTTGATGGGGTGATGAGTCAGAGTCTGACGCAAGCTGAAGAGCTGTGGAAGCTACGAGAATATATCTCTGAGACCATCTCAGTCTTTACCCCGTACAAAAACGATGTATCAGTACTGATAAGCCATGTACCTGACTTTATCGATGAGATTGACCACATTGTCAGCAGTAACTATCCTGACTTTGAGGTGTGCTGGTTCGGTCATATCGGTGATGGCAACTTGCATCTGAATATCTTGAAGCCTGAAACTTTAAGCAAGGATGACTTTTTTGCCGCTTGTCAGGTAGTGAATAAACAGGTGTTTGAGACGGTACAAAAGTACGGCGGTTCCGTGTCTGCTGAGCATGGCGTTGGCATGACTAAAAAGCCGTATCTGCATTATAGCCGCAGTGAGACTGAGATTGAGTATCTGAAGCAAATTAAGCAGGTGTTTGATCCGAACAATATTATGAATCGTGGCAAGATTTTTGATATGTAA
- a CDS encoding BLUF domain-containing protein — MPLQHTDTVRVLDTIADTALMQLVYVSSLSLKGRLSSSIFVDLERHARVYNTERGITGILCYGNGHFLQCIEGEKAKVLALQQRIFSDERHKNIKVLLLQAIDQRRFVDWRMRSLFLERWLWSPDTKQQASQLAVFLPFKPYDWEPERTQQFLQVIKKFDNPPHIKAARLTYSALASKFRHIIAPHQAFLLIQGCLAILLVIAIILVYFQL, encoded by the coding sequence ATGCCACTGCAGCACACGGATACCGTTAGAGTCTTAGATACAATAGCAGACACCGCACTCATGCAACTGGTGTATGTCAGTAGTTTGAGTCTAAAAGGACGCTTGAGCTCATCAATATTTGTCGATTTGGAGAGACATGCACGTGTTTATAATACAGAGCGTGGTATCACAGGTATTCTATGTTATGGCAATGGTCATTTTTTGCAATGTATTGAAGGCGAAAAAGCAAAAGTATTGGCGCTACAGCAGCGTATATTTTCTGATGAGCGCCACAAGAATATAAAGGTGCTGTTACTCCAAGCGATAGATCAACGCAGATTTGTTGATTGGCGTATGCGCTCGTTGTTTTTGGAGCGCTGGTTATGGTCACCTGATACCAAGCAGCAGGCGTCGCAATTGGCCGTTTTTTTGCCATTCAAACCATACGACTGGGAGCCTGAGCGTACGCAGCAGTTTTTACAGGTCATCAAAAAATTCGATAACCCGCCCCATATCAAGGCCGCACGCCTTACTTATAGTGCACTAGCAAGCAAGTTTCGTCATATCATCGCTCCACACCAAGCTTTTTTGCTTATCCAGGGGTGTTTAGCGATACTTCTCGTCATTGCTATAATATTGGTGTATTTCCAGTTATAA